One Alphaproteobacteria bacterium genomic window carries:
- a CDS encoding cold-shock protein: protein MAQGTVKWFNTTKGYGFIAPEQGGADIFVHISEVQKAGIQHLPDGQRVSYELAENRGKQSAVNISLSD from the coding sequence ATGGCACAAGGTACAGTAAAGTGGTTCAATACTACAAAAGGTTATGGTTTCATTGCTCCTGAGCAGGGTGGCGCTGATATTTTTGTTCACATCAGTGAAGTCCAAAAAGCAGGAATCCAACATCTTCCAGATGGACAGAGAGTGTCCTATGAGCTAGCGGAAAACCGTGGAAAGCAATCCGCCGTAAATATTAGTTTGAGCGACTAA
- a CDS encoding transposase — MIAQHQEREVLSVFDGEIEVDESYFGGARKGQRERGSVGKVPVFGLLKRGCKVHTQVIPDAKRTPLVPIIRSKGVT; from the coding sequence TTGATTGCCCAGCATCAAGAACGTGAAGTTTTGTCTGTTTTTGATGGAGAGATAGAGGTTGATGAAAGTTATTTTGGAGGTGCCCGTAAAGGTCAACGAGAAAGGGGATCTGTAGGTAAGGTTCCTGTATTTGGTCTATTGAAGCGGGGATGCAAGGTACATACTCAGGTGATTCCAGATGCCAAGAGAACCCCGCTGGTTCCGATTATTCGGAGCAAGGGAGTAACCTGA
- the groES gene encoding co-chaperone GroES: MKFKPLHDRVAVRRLEAEEKTPGGIIIPDTAKEKPHQGEVIAIGSGARSDDGKVTPLDVKVGDKILFGKWSGTEVKIDGEDILIMKESDIMGIIA; encoded by the coding sequence ATGAAATTCAAACCTTTGCATGACCGTGTAGCGGTTCGTCGTCTCGAAGCCGAAGAAAAAACACCGGGTGGGATTATCATTCCTGATACCGCCAAAGAAAAACCCCATCAAGGTGAAGTTATTGCTATTGGCTCTGGCGCCCGCAGTGATGACGGTAAAGTGACGCCTCTTGATGTAAAAGTCGGTGACAAAATTCTTTTTGGTAAATGGTCTGGAACCGAAGTCAAGATTGACGGCGAAGACATTTTGATCATGAAAGAGTCAGACATTATGGGCATTATCGCTTAA
- a CDS encoding response regulator has translation MMMSQSWIIPSIKFTAIIWAYPKIHTILVPMTQAQRTILVVDDDTRLRVLLDEYLCRNNFSVISVESAHAARMHLCNSQTIIDLAIFDVMMPGESGISLLMWLRAESPLVRQTLPVIMLTACGDTHDRIQGLHKGADDYLGKPFEPEELILRITNILKRMQLPDHTIKKPVCVTFGDYTFDMSQQTLCKRNVPIPLTTNDRCLLNLFAHHMGELITRENLAAHMGVELSPRSVDVQIARLRQKIEPDPKAPLYLVTERHKGYVLKP, from the coding sequence ATGATGATGAGTCAATCATGGATTATTCCTTCAATAAAATTCACCGCAATTATCTGGGCGTACCCTAAAATTCATACTATACTCGTGCCTATGACTCAAGCACAACGCACAATTCTTGTTGTAGATGATGACACACGCTTGCGTGTGCTTCTGGATGAGTACCTTTGTCGCAATAACTTCTCCGTCATTTCTGTGGAAAGCGCCCACGCGGCAAGGATGCATCTTTGCAATAGCCAAACAATAATTGATCTTGCTATTTTTGATGTCATGATGCCCGGTGAATCAGGGATTTCCCTCCTCATGTGGCTACGTGCTGAGTCTCCGCTTGTTCGGCAGACTCTTCCTGTCATTATGCTTACAGCATGCGGTGACACACATGACCGTATCCAAGGCCTTCACAAAGGGGCAGACGACTACCTTGGTAAACCCTTTGAGCCGGAAGAATTGATTTTGCGCATTACAAATATTTTAAAACGCATGCAACTGCCTGATCATACAATTAAAAAACCTGTTTGTGTAACTTTTGGAGACTATACTTTTGATATGAGCCAACAAACCCTTTGCAAAAGAAATGTTCCAATTCCTCTTACAACGAACGATCGCTGTTTGTTGAACTTGTTCGCACACCACATGGGGGAGCTAATAACCAGAGAAAATCTAGCAGCTCACATGGGTGTAGAGCTTTCCCCACGCAGTGTTGATGTGCAAATTGCGCGCTTGCGCCAGAAAATTGAACCTGATCCCAAAGCCCCTTTATACCTTGTCACTGAACGTCACAAGGGGTATGTCTTAAAGCCTTAA
- a CDS encoding DEAD/DEAH box helicase translates to MQDFNFPGIPSELKVSLTRLRFTEPTPVQRETIPLALAGRDVLATAQTGTGKTAAFGIPLVTKVLSDTQSHGLVLLPTRELALQVYQAFQSFIGKAKVPMALLVGGECYTRQGNQLRANPRIVIGTPGRINDHLNRKTLSLANTRILVLDEVDRMLDMGFSIQLDAIAKFLPEVRQTLMFSATLPSGIQKLSAKYLTDPARITVGSVHTPAANIKQTRLKVEDPDKYNLLLEELEVRQGSVIVFVKTKRSADAMMVKLKKNGHKADALHGDLRQNKRNRVIADFRKQTSRVLVATDVAARGLDIPHISHVINYNLPQNPEDYIHRIGRTARAGASGEAVNFLSSAETVQWRAIERLLDPSLKDTKPVKPGSRKGRPGFLQGKGPDRRGERSSARPGAPKALRPFRAKSSSADGSADSHERRPARTFGGQSRGRDASERRLSPNGSPKRPNFRSGSRPEGRPPRAKARSAPRPAPAR, encoded by the coding sequence ATGCAAGATTTCAATTTCCCAGGAATACCAAGCGAACTTAAGGTTTCGTTAACACGCTTAAGGTTTACAGAACCGACACCTGTGCAACGTGAAACAATACCTCTTGCTCTTGCGGGTAGAGATGTTTTGGCTACGGCTCAAACGGGAACAGGAAAAACGGCTGCGTTTGGTATCCCCCTGGTTACAAAAGTTCTTTCTGACACACAGAGCCACGGTCTAGTGCTCTTGCCAACCCGTGAACTTGCCCTTCAAGTGTATCAGGCCTTCCAGTCTTTTATCGGTAAGGCGAAAGTTCCTATGGCCCTGCTTGTTGGTGGTGAGTGTTATACCCGTCAGGGAAACCAATTGCGCGCAAATCCGCGCATTGTTATCGGTACACCAGGCCGCATTAATGATCATCTCAATCGTAAAACGCTTTCCCTTGCGAATACGCGTATCCTTGTTCTTGATGAAGTTGACCGGATGCTTGATATGGGATTCTCCATTCAGTTGGATGCTATTGCGAAATTTCTTCCTGAAGTCCGCCAAACACTGATGTTCTCCGCAACCCTTCCTTCTGGCATTCAGAAATTATCGGCAAAATATTTGACAGATCCTGCCCGTATTACGGTGGGGTCAGTTCATACGCCTGCGGCCAATATTAAGCAAACCCGTTTGAAGGTCGAAGATCCGGATAAGTATAACTTGCTTCTTGAAGAGCTTGAAGTGCGTCAAGGATCTGTGATCGTTTTTGTGAAAACGAAGCGTTCGGCAGATGCAATGATGGTTAAGCTTAAGAAAAATGGTCATAAAGCGGATGCCCTTCATGGTGACTTGCGCCAGAATAAGCGTAACCGTGTTATCGCTGATTTTCGCAAACAAACCTCACGTGTTCTTGTTGCTACAGATGTTGCGGCACGCGGTCTTGATATTCCGCACATTTCACATGTTATTAACTACAATCTTCCTCAAAATCCAGAGGATTATATTCACCGTATCGGACGCACGGCCCGTGCAGGTGCAAGTGGTGAGGCCGTAAACTTTTTAAGCTCTGCTGAAACAGTACAATGGCGTGCGATTGAACGCTTACTTGATCCTTCTTTAAAGGACACCAAGCCCGTGAAACCAGGTTCTCGCAAGGGTCGCCCCGGATTTTTACAGGGAAAAGGTCCCGACCGGAGAGGTGAGCGATCATCCGCACGTCCCGGGGCACCAAAAGCGCTGAGGCCATTCCGTGCAAAATCTTCCTCTGCCGATGGCAGTGCAGATTCTCACGAGCGTCGTCCAGCACGGACCTTTGGGGGACAAAGCCGTGGACGTGATGCATCAGAGCGTCGTCTGTCGCCAAATGGTTCTCCAAAACGTCCTAATTTTCGTTCTGGTAGTCGCCCAGAAGGAAGACCCCCGCGTGCCAAAGCCCGCTCTGCTCCACGTCCAGCCCCCGCACGCTGA
- a CDS encoding type II toxin-antitoxin system RatA family toxin, translated as MTEYSESRLLPFRAADLFEIVADVEAYPSYIKGCKRVKVLSRSDNQLQASVVAGIGPFCETYTCTVYFDPPVSIRVAYGKGPFVHLENVWTFHSCHEAHERISTQVDFYISFLFRAPFYQIMMEAIFKKMVQETIWSFEGEVYRRLRYK; from the coding sequence ATGACCGAATATAGCGAATCGCGCCTATTACCCTTCCGTGCAGCTGATTTATTTGAAATTGTTGCAGACGTTGAAGCGTATCCCTCTTACATCAAGGGATGCAAACGTGTGAAGGTTTTGTCCCGGTCGGATAATCAATTGCAGGCGAGCGTTGTCGCAGGGATTGGGCCTTTTTGTGAAACATATACGTGTACGGTTTATTTTGACCCTCCTGTTTCTATTCGTGTGGCGTATGGTAAGGGGCCTTTTGTGCACCTTGAAAATGTATGGACATTTCATTCGTGTCACGAGGCACATGAGCGTATTTCCACGCAGGTTGATTTTTATATCTCCTTTTTATTTCGTGCGCCCTTTTATCAAATTATGATGGAGGCAATCTTTAAGAAGATGGTTCAAGAGACAATTTGGTCATTTGAAGGTGAGGTTTACCGAAGGCTACGTTATAAATAA
- the groL gene encoding chaperonin GroEL (60 kDa chaperone family; promotes refolding of misfolded polypeptides especially under stressful conditions; forms two stacked rings of heptamers to form a barrel-shaped 14mer; ends can be capped by GroES; misfolded proteins enter the barrel where they are refolded when GroES binds), giving the protein MAAKDIKFGADARERMMRGVDILADTVKVTLGPKGRNVVFSKSFGAPRITKDGVTVAKEIELSDPFENMGAQMVREVASKTADLAGDGTTTSTVLTQAIVREGVRALAGGMNPISLKRGIEHAVALVVETLKKRSKKVSTNSEIAQVATISANGDKEIGEIIAKAMEKVGNEGVITVEEAKSLDTELEVVEGMQFDRGYISPYFVTNSERMLTEFDNPYILIVEKKLSSLQPLLPTLESVMQSGRPLLIIAEDVEGEVLATLVVNKLRSGLKIAAVKAPGFGDRRKAMLEDIAILTNAQVVSEDMGMKLENVTLDTLGQAKKVRISKDETVIVDGSGEKVNIEARCGQIRRQAEESTSDYDREKLQERLAKLSGGVAIVRVGGATEVEVKEKKDRVDDALAATRAAVEEGIVAGGGVALLYSTNELASIKADHDEERVGHEIVRRALSSPIRQIAVNAGADGSIVVGKIHDKNDPNFGYNALTDEYGDMFKFGIVDPTKVVRAALQDAASIAGLLITTEAMIADKPEKKETPDMSGMGGMGGMGGMGGMGGF; this is encoded by the coding sequence ATGGCTGCTAAAGATATAAAATTTGGTGCAGATGCACGCGAACGTATGATGCGTGGCGTTGACATTCTTGCGGATACAGTAAAAGTAACACTGGGTCCTAAGGGGCGTAATGTTGTATTCAGTAAATCATTTGGGGCACCGCGCATCACCAAAGACGGCGTTACTGTTGCAAAGGAAATTGAACTGAGTGATCCCTTTGAAAATATGGGCGCCCAAATGGTCCGTGAGGTCGCATCAAAGACAGCTGATCTTGCCGGAGATGGGACAACAACATCAACCGTTTTAACACAAGCCATCGTCCGTGAGGGTGTGCGCGCCCTTGCCGGTGGCATGAATCCGATTAGTCTCAAGCGAGGCATCGAGCATGCTGTTGCGTTGGTCGTTGAAACGCTCAAAAAACGTTCTAAAAAAGTATCAACAAATTCTGAGATTGCCCAGGTTGCGACTATTTCTGCAAATGGTGACAAAGAAATTGGCGAAATTATTGCCAAAGCCATGGAAAAAGTAGGTAATGAAGGCGTTATTACTGTAGAGGAAGCAAAATCACTGGATACAGAACTCGAGGTTGTTGAAGGTATGCAGTTTGATCGTGGGTACATATCACCGTACTTCGTAACCAACTCCGAACGTATGCTCACAGAATTTGATAATCCTTACATTTTGATTGTTGAGAAGAAACTGTCTTCTCTACAGCCACTGTTGCCAACACTTGAAAGCGTCATGCAGTCTGGTCGACCTCTTCTTATTATTGCTGAGGACGTTGAGGGCGAAGTGTTAGCAACGCTTGTTGTGAACAAACTACGAAGCGGTCTCAAAATTGCTGCAGTGAAAGCCCCAGGGTTTGGTGATCGTCGGAAGGCCATGCTAGAGGACATCGCTATTCTCACAAATGCGCAGGTTGTTTCCGAAGACATGGGCATGAAGCTTGAAAATGTTACTCTGGATACACTTGGCCAAGCAAAGAAAGTGCGCATTAGCAAAGACGAGACTGTGATTGTTGATGGATCAGGAGAAAAAGTGAATATTGAAGCACGTTGCGGACAAATTCGCCGACAAGCGGAAGAATCAACATCAGACTACGATCGTGAAAAGCTCCAAGAACGTCTTGCGAAACTTTCCGGAGGTGTTGCCATCGTTCGCGTTGGTGGTGCAACAGAAGTGGAAGTAAAAGAAAAGAAAGACCGCGTTGACGATGCCCTAGCAGCGACACGTGCGGCCGTTGAAGAAGGCATTGTTGCAGGTGGCGGTGTTGCCCTTCTTTACAGCACAAATGAGCTCGCCAGCATCAAAGCAGATCACGACGAAGAACGCGTTGGGCATGAAATCGTTCGTCGCGCGCTATCATCTCCTATTCGCCAAATTGCTGTGAATGCGGGTGCTGATGGTTCAATCGTTGTCGGCAAAATCCATGATAAAAATGATCCAAACTTTGGTTACAATGCCTTAACAGATGAATATGGTGACATGTTCAAGTTTGGCATTGTTGATCCGACAAAGGTCGTTCGTGCAGCGCTGCAGGATGCAGCATCCATTGCAGGATTGCTCATCACAACCGAGGCCATGATTGCTGATAAGCCCGAAAAGAAAGAAACTCCTGATATGAGTGGAATGGGCGGAATGGGTGGAATGGGCGGAATGGGTGGAATGGGCGGATTCTAA
- a CDS encoding helix-turn-helix transcriptional regulator has product MDIDNYNNLRLIRNVRRISAKTLANRSGYSQAYISRIECGRRRLNTQVLYKLSLALDCPVSALVDRDISRALADVKGTAPTHGQQLIPDYTNSVVRVVSR; this is encoded by the coding sequence ATGGATATAGATAACTACAACAACCTGCGATTGATTCGCAATGTACGGCGCATAAGCGCGAAAACACTGGCCAATCGGTCTGGTTACAGCCAGGCGTATATTTCACGAATCGAGTGTGGGCGCCGACGCCTAAACACTCAAGTCCTCTATAAATTATCACTAGCCCTTGACTGTCCTGTTAGCGCCTTGGTTGATCGGGATATCAGCAGAGCCCTTGCTGATGTCAAGGGAACTGCACCAACACATGGGCAACAGCTCATTCCGGATTACACCAATAGCGTCGTGCGTGTCGTTTCACGTTAG
- a CDS encoding MFS transporter: MPLSRKFLINIFGNVVEFYDFTLFAFLSSTMAPLFFPSENQLVSLLVALSVFGVSFFMRPLGAIFLGYLGDIWGRKVALKLAVVSMALSSFAIAVMPTYDQIGVCAPILFVLVRLIQGFSVGGEYSGAVVSSLESVDAQERYLAGGFVTSSSVVGTLLASIVTVLLHQSWMPAYSWRFGYFFGALMGGGVYWLVHCYACNNLNVRKRISVRAMFAELWRDSRRELVATFTIASFSGVFFYTAFSLASVIMVSVRHWDPVWAHMASIGGMVTYLACVPLFALIAGHKGGVRVMLVGVGLTLVVGTGALLMILHCNEYIWIVLGNVLLSFCCAVSQAPINGLMCMAFPQARRYSGFGAAYGIGISLFGGLTGMILVRLVLLHASGIWVLVYLQTMTLVAGVTLYRWQRQLAISRGY; the protein is encoded by the coding sequence ATGCCTCTTTCGCGTAAGTTTTTAATTAATATTTTTGGAAATGTTGTTGAGTTTTATGACTTTACGCTGTTTGCGTTTCTCAGCAGTACGATGGCTCCTCTTTTTTTTCCTTCAGAAAATCAACTCGTATCCCTCTTGGTTGCCCTTAGTGTGTTTGGAGTAAGTTTTTTTATGCGCCCGCTTGGGGCTATTTTTTTGGGCTATTTGGGGGACATATGGGGGCGCAAGGTTGCTCTTAAACTTGCTGTTGTAAGTATGGCCTTGTCTTCTTTTGCTATTGCTGTAATGCCTACGTATGATCAAATAGGTGTTTGTGCCCCGATATTGTTTGTTCTTGTACGCCTTATACAGGGTTTTAGTGTGGGGGGTGAATATTCGGGTGCGGTGGTTTCGTCATTGGAGTCCGTTGATGCACAGGAGCGGTATCTTGCGGGTGGTTTTGTGACATCATCAAGTGTTGTGGGGACTTTACTTGCCTCGATAGTCACTGTTTTGCTGCATCAGTCATGGATGCCAGCGTATTCCTGGCGGTTTGGTTACTTTTTTGGCGCTTTAATGGGGGGTGGGGTATATTGGCTTGTGCACTGTTATGCCTGCAATAACCTCAATGTTCGCAAAAGAATTAGCGTGCGAGCGATGTTTGCTGAGTTGTGGAGGGATTCCCGCAGAGAGCTTGTTGCTACATTCACAATTGCTAGTTTTTCGGGGGTATTTTTTTATACCGCTTTTTCTCTTGCAAGCGTCATTATGGTTTCTGTGCGTCATTGGGATCCTGTGTGGGCCCACATGGCTTCCATTGGGGGGATGGTGACGTACCTTGCTTGTGTTCCCTTGTTTGCTTTGATCGCGGGCCATAAAGGGGGTGTCCGTGTGATGTTGGTGGGGGTCGGCCTTACCTTAGTCGTGGGAACGGGTGCTCTTCTTATGATACTGCACTGTAATGAGTATATTTGGATCGTTTTGGGCAATGTTCTGCTCAGTTTTTGCTGTGCGGTGAGTCAGGCGCCTATTAATGGCTTGATGTGTATGGCGTTTCCTCAAGCCCGTCGTTATTCAGGGTTTGGTGCTGCATACGGCATTGGTATTTCGCTATTTGGGGGATTGACGGGGATGATCCTTGTGCGCTTAGTGTTGCTTCATGCCTCTGGAATCTGGGTGCTCGTGTACTTGCAAACTATGACACTTGTTGCGGGTGTGACGCTTTATCGATGGCAAAGACAACTAGCTATTTCCCGGGGCTACTAA
- the lipA gene encoding lipoyl synthase, producing the protein MSVADIQTKFRLQKPEWIRVKAPVSREYKATKTLIAHYKLNTVCEEASCPNIGECWAKRHATIMILGAVCTRACRFCDIATGRPDQLDPHEPDRVAEALENLGLRHVVITSVDRDDLVDGGAEHFARTITAVRNRCPHTTVEVLTPDFLRKGDAYLDVVRAKPDVFNHNLETVPRLYASVRPGARYFHSLKLLADVKKYDPTIFTKSGIMVGLGETKEEIYQVMDDLRSADVDFLTIGQYLQPSPKHHPVIDFITPDSFEDYADMAKGKGFLVVSSSPLTRSSYHADADFLRLKEARQECFGAYDRI; encoded by the coding sequence ATATCTGTGGCTGACATACAAACAAAATTTCGTTTGCAAAAACCTGAATGGATACGGGTAAAGGCGCCCGTATCCCGGGAATATAAAGCAACCAAGACGTTGATTGCGCACTACAAACTGAATACTGTATGCGAAGAAGCTTCATGTCCTAACATCGGCGAATGTTGGGCAAAACGTCATGCGACCATTATGATTTTAGGTGCCGTATGCACGCGAGCCTGTCGGTTTTGTGATATTGCTACGGGACGTCCTGATCAACTTGATCCCCATGAGCCAGATCGCGTCGCAGAAGCTTTAGAAAATTTGGGTTTACGACATGTGGTGATAACATCGGTAGATCGGGATGATTTGGTTGATGGTGGTGCTGAGCATTTTGCGCGTACCATAACTGCCGTTCGTAATCGCTGCCCGCACACAACGGTTGAGGTGCTAACACCAGATTTCTTGCGTAAGGGGGACGCGTACTTAGATGTAGTCCGTGCAAAGCCAGATGTCTTTAATCACAATCTTGAAACAGTTCCCAGGCTTTATGCATCCGTAAGGCCTGGTGCTAGGTACTTTCACTCACTAAAACTGCTCGCAGATGTCAAGAAATATGATCCTACTATTTTTACAAAATCGGGCATTATGGTTGGTCTTGGTGAAACAAAAGAAGAAATTTATCAAGTGATGGATGACCTGCGTTCCGCTGACGTTGATTTTTTAACAATTGGCCAATATTTACAGCCATCACCGAAACACCATCCAGTGATTGATTTTATTACACCAGATTCTTTTGAGGACTATGCGGATATGGCAAAAGGAAAAGGTTTTTTGGTGGTATCTAGCTCACCTTTGACGCGCTCATCGTATCACGCAGATGCTGACTTTCTTCGCTTAAAAGAAGCGCGCCAGGAGTGCTTTGGGGCCTATGACCGAATATAG
- the lpdA gene encoding dihydrolipoyl dehydrogenase — MIDSSSFDVIIIGAGPGGYVGAIRAAQLGLRVALIEAEELGGVCLNWGCIPTKALLKTAEMYRHIHEATEFGLNVTSMKVDWKKVIARSRHVSNQLTRGIAGLMKKNTITVVKGWGSILGKDAANFMVRVTHGNDERLLEAAHVIVATGATAKALPHVQPNHTHIWTARDAMTADKRPDSLLVIGSGAIGIEFASFYNTFGTKVTVIEIQDRILPVEDREVSAFMEKSLAKQGISLLTNTTVSALKPKGNLVEVVLKDASGNEASHQFDRVLSAVGIAGNVANIGLEKTKAVVEKSQIITDSYMETAEPGVYAIGDVTGGPWLAHKASHEAVIAIEHIAKQKTHALDKSCIPSCTYSYPQVASVGISEAEAVARGLSIKVGKFPFIGNGKALASGEIEGFIKTIFDAQSGELLGAHMIGDGVTELIHGFVLAKSGELTEAEIMKTVYPHPTMSEMIHESVLQAFDRPLHI; from the coding sequence ATGATTGACTCATCATCATTTGACGTAATTATTATCGGTGCAGGTCCTGGTGGTTATGTGGGAGCTATTCGCGCGGCGCAGCTTGGTCTGCGTGTTGCCCTTATTGAAGCGGAAGAACTCGGTGGCGTGTGCCTGAATTGGGGGTGTATTCCGACAAAAGCCCTTCTCAAAACAGCTGAAATGTATCGTCACATTCATGAGGCTACTGAATTTGGGCTAAATGTTACAAGCATGAAGGTTGACTGGAAAAAAGTGATTGCTCGGTCGCGGCATGTCTCCAATCAGTTGACGAGGGGTATTGCGGGGTTGATGAAAAAAAACACAATAACAGTGGTGAAGGGGTGGGGTAGCATCCTGGGAAAGGACGCGGCGAATTTTATGGTCCGTGTGACACATGGCAATGATGAAAGATTGTTGGAGGCTGCACATGTAATTGTAGCAACCGGAGCAACAGCCAAAGCATTACCTCATGTTCAGCCGAATCACACCCATATTTGGACAGCACGAGATGCTATGACGGCTGATAAAAGACCAGACTCTCTCTTGGTGATTGGCAGTGGTGCTATTGGGATTGAGTTTGCAAGCTTTTATAATACCTTTGGCACAAAAGTGACGGTTATAGAGATTCAAGATCGTATCTTACCTGTTGAAGATCGTGAGGTATCAGCATTTATGGAAAAGTCTTTGGCAAAACAGGGCATCAGCCTACTAACTAATACTACGGTTTCTGCTCTCAAGCCAAAGGGAAACCTTGTGGAGGTTGTTCTCAAGGATGCCTCAGGAAATGAAGCATCTCACCAATTTGACCGGGTTTTGTCGGCTGTTGGGATTGCAGGAAATGTGGCAAACATCGGACTTGAAAAAACAAAAGCTGTGGTTGAGAAATCTCAAATTATCACTGATTCTTACATGGAAACAGCGGAACCGGGAGTATATGCAATTGGCGATGTAACAGGAGGGCCGTGGCTTGCCCACAAGGCCAGCCACGAGGCAGTGATCGCAATTGAACATATTGCAAAACAGAAAACACATGCTTTAGATAAATCGTGTATTCCGAGTTGCACTTATAGTTACCCCCAAGTTGCCAGTGTGGGGATAAGTGAAGCGGAGGCTGTTGCCCGGGGACTATCAATCAAGGTGGGGAAATTCCCCTTCATTGGCAACGGAAAAGCCCTAGCCTCAGGAGAGATCGAGGGATTTATTAAAACTATCTTTGATGCCCAATCGGGGGAACTGCTCGGTGCTCATATGATTGGTGATGGTGTGACAGAGCTTATCCATGGTTTTGTGCTTGCGAAATCAGGGGAACTAACAGAGGCTGAAATTATGAAGACGGTTTATCCGCATCCGACAATGTCTGAAATGATCCATGAGTCCGTTTTGCAGGCATTTGATCGCCCATTACATATATAG
- a CDS encoding HAMP domain-containing protein, producing the protein MWKPFKALKIFLPRTLFGRSLLILLTPLVLVQIITTTVFYDRHWTWVTRHLGNRIAQEFVTVIEDYANNPTKGIATAKRFQIEPQLSKKKPLIKLRANGVVRKYMHRNLRKSLDRPFQLGVRKNFIYLITPHQSEWLILRTPRKYLSPIATPVFLLWAFFTPLLFFLAAAIFMRNHVRPMRRLADAAYHFGRGDHSFNFRPEGAEEVKRAGVAFQVMQQRIQRQMSMRTEMLASVSHDLRTPLTRMELAITLMDPSTQTEGIMKDIKEMTNLVNAYLAFAKGQEDSEPVDTVNLTDLIIETAASVSIEQITQDINIPAQTMFRCRRGLLLRGLRNILENALRYGTHAWIHTYTSKDYIYISVEDNGPGIPAEARLDVFKPFFRLEESRNPQTGGTGLGLSITKDAIVRHGGRISLSDSRHGGLGVNIKLPR; encoded by the coding sequence ATGTGGAAACCATTTAAAGCCCTTAAAATATTTCTTCCCCGAACACTCTTTGGGCGATCCTTGCTCATTCTTTTAACACCCCTTGTGCTGGTCCAGATTATTACAACAACGGTGTTTTATGATCGTCACTGGACATGGGTGACGCGCCATTTGGGCAATCGGATTGCTCAAGAGTTCGTAACCGTTATAGAAGATTATGCCAACAACCCAACAAAGGGTATTGCAACAGCCAAGAGGTTTCAAATTGAACCACAGCTGAGCAAGAAAAAACCCTTGATAAAGCTGCGGGCAAATGGGGTTGTTCGCAAATACATGCATAGAAATCTGCGCAAATCATTGGATAGACCTTTTCAGTTAGGGGTTCGCAAGAACTTTATTTATCTGATTACCCCTCACCAAAGTGAGTGGTTGATTTTGCGCACGCCACGCAAGTACCTTTCTCCCATAGCAACACCCGTTTTTTTGCTTTGGGCATTTTTTACACCTCTTCTTTTCTTTCTGGCAGCAGCTATTTTTATGCGCAATCACGTACGTCCTATGCGACGCTTAGCCGATGCAGCCTATCACTTCGGACGGGGGGATCATTCTTTTAACTTTAGACCTGAGGGCGCCGAAGAAGTAAAGCGGGCCGGTGTAGCCTTTCAAGTCATGCAACAACGTATCCAACGACAAATGAGCATGCGCACCGAGATGCTTGCTTCGGTTTCCCATGATTTACGCACACCCCTAACGCGTATGGAGCTCGCTATAACCTTAATGGATCCTTCTACCCAAACAGAAGGGATAATGAAAGACATCAAAGAAATGACAAACCTCGTGAATGCCTATTTAGCGTTTGCCAAGGGCCAAGAAGACAGCGAGCCTGTTGACACAGTAAACCTCACAGATTTGATTATCGAAACGGCAGCCTCTGTATCTATAGAGCAAATAACCCAGGATATTAATATCCCCGCACAGACAATGTTTCGCTGTCGACGGGGGCTTTTGCTACGTGGCCTACGCAATATTCTTGAAAATGCCCTTCGCTACGGAACGCACGCATGGATACACACCTATACCAGCAAAGACTACATATATATAAGTGTTGAGGATAATGGCCCTGGTATTCCTGCAGAGGCACGTCTTGATGTCTTTAAACCTTTTTTCCGACTAGAAGAATCGCGTAACCCTCAAACCGGTGGCACTGGCTTAGGACTTAGTATCACAAAAGATGCTATTGTGCGTCATGGAGGACGCATCAGTCTAAGTGACAGCCGCCATGGAGGCCTGGGAGTTAACATCAAACTTCCGCGTTAG